The DNA window ATCTctgtgggtgcatatgtttgtgtTGCATATACGTTATAAGCATAACCCTGGTTGtaaatttttaatgaaagttgtcatatttaaatttttttaaagtgtttcctTGTTTCATTAGggtcttttttttgtgcttggATCTGTGTGTTGGCCAGTGTGTGGCACTGGTCACTGCACAGATGTgtacacacttgtgtgtgtgtgtgtgcgtgcatgcaagACTTTTGGACTGTGTTCCACCCTGCTTGATTAGCCATTAGCCAGTGGCTGCCCTCTCTGATTTCCCCCACAGTATGATAATCTGTTGCCATTGTTGTCCAAGCCAAAGCCCTGCCAGCAACCGGCAGGCCCAATTCCAGCCCACATTTTGGGTTTAATGACCTAAGGCAGTGGAATTACCCCATCACAGTTTCTCTGTGGGCTGCTGTCTCATGCATGTTCACCATGTCGTCATGCAAATGTTAACTGAGATGAGAGCATGTGTCCAAATCTGCCTCTCTGCTCTGCACTCCAAGGCCTGGTTGTGAAAGCAAACAGACATTGGACAGtgacagtgtttcttttttttttttttggtcagtctAGAATGAGCAGCATGGTGTTGCacagtcacctcacagcaagatggTTCCAGGTTTGATTCCACCAGCCTGTTGGggcatttctgtgtgaagtttgtatgttctccttgTGCCCGTGTGGGTTCCTTCCATGTACTCCAGCCTCCTCCCAAAGTCCAGAGAAATTCGCGATGGGCTTCAGCCCTTCGGCAACCCTGAATTAGACAAATGATGGATGGGTGTCTTGAATGGCTGTTGTCGTGATCTAAAATTCAGAGATGTTTGGCTTTTCTTATGACTTTGTGGCAGTGCAAAGTGTAACGGCTCAGTGACTGTTCAAAGGACCACGCTGCAGATTTTACACTTGAAGATCAGTTTACTTGTGAGGACTCTTtggtaaaaccttttttttttttctgtggctcTACAGATGTTTTATCAAGTCTGAGAAATTTAAGTCCCGATGATGCTATCAGGATCATCAGTGCTTGGGGTTTGGACATTTATAACAGGAATGCTGCTCACTAGAAAAGTGCTAGAACTAATGCAATCTGTTGAACTGATTTTCTAAATCAACCGATCACCTGATCTATAAATGTCATAAAAAGATACACAAGATGATAATATGATATAATATGATGATAATATGATGATAAAGTCCTGCCATTCAGAATCACTGATTTTTAAGTCTGTGTTCAGCTGTTTCACATTATAATAACCAGTTTTCATTGTCACTCCTGTAGGGCTCCCTGTCAAATGAGCGCGACTATGAAAGCGttgtgatgatgaggatgaggcAGGCCGCCGAACGTCAGAAACTCATAGAACAAATGCAGAGAGAAGACGAGGAGGAAGCTGCCAGGTCGTAGCGCCACGGGACTCGGCTCGGTAGCAGCCCTGCGAGAAATATTCGATGAAAAATGTTTCAGGCTTTAGTTTCATAAAGtctcttatttgttttattatttttttttgtatgtaatACAATATGTgctaaaataaacaattttcaTAATCAAGACATATTTTGTTGTCATGGTCTTTTCTGACAATGTAGGATAGCAAAAGGAGATCCAGCAGGGTCCAGGGCTAATCTGTGTAGACCCAGATCATTTGTGATTTGAATCGTATTAGACTGGAATACCTTTTAAATATTGCATTATGGTCCATGCATTAAGGGGCCCTCTGGGAATTGATTGCTAGTATATTAAGCATCCCAGAGTACTAATACATTtgtagataatttttttttaaacaaggtaTTAAGAGTCCAATGAGATTGGCCGTGCTACACCACACGTAATCAAAGTTGGGTAATGATGTAATTTACATCTGTCAGCCATTGTCTGGTTCGATGTGACTACTCGCTGCCTCATTACTCTAGCCAAACAagtgtgatgtgtttttaaaaaaaaaaaatcattcctgtCTGCACACTCATTCAGAAGCCCTGTGAAATGAGTTGAGTGTTAGTAGGAATCCAAACCACAGACCCTCTGATGTGACTAcgtggaaatcattttttcttcCATGCTTAAACCAGCAATCAGGCTGTGATTGGAACACAAGGTAGGCTTTTATGGAATTCTTGTGGGCTTGTGTGATGAAAAGTGAACATACTCTGGAGGCCCTCCATTACAGAGCTGGTGGTTTAGATGATTTTTCCCTCGTCTCTGTATACAACATAACTAAATTTCTACTCCAGACTGAAAAATTAGATTGTAAAATGGTGTTCACTGAGgtctggggtgtgtgtgtgtgtgtgtgtgtgtgtgtgtgggggtagAGTTGCATTTTACTTGAACACCTAATCTCAATGCAAACCCTTAATTTTATGCCACCTATATTAGGGATatcccatctttgtcatcatgcTTAtcaaagagtagaaaaaagtgtggGAAACCGTGTTGAGACCAGTGCACAGGCATGGATTAGGACTGCCTCCATGACAGCTGTAAGGATGTCACTGTCAAGAAGACCCTCAGATGATAAATCTCAGCAGTGAGTAGATGACTAAATGAATAATAACACAATtatatttttgtcttcttttccaCAACGTTACCTTATTAGAAAACACTGGATGATGTCTTTGTAAGAGACCAAAAGCCCTTCAAATTCAACAGTGTGCCATGTGCCAAATACATACTGGcacatgtaacattttatttctatttatttgaatttttatatcaaaaagttaaacattttggaaaatatggGAAATTCTTGCTGAGAATTTGGTGAGAAACCACTTTGATGACAACATCAGGAGAAAGCTGCTCTTACATCTGAGGCAAAGCAACAAATAAATGCCTACActcagagaggagaaaaaaactgacactgatggagaaagatgtattAAAGAGAGGAAATTAAAGGAAGATGGGAGCATATTTTAAAAGGTAAGAACTGCTCAGCaagtgacatttgataaactggaaatttaaagcttgctGTACATGTGATGTCCTAATTCATTTTAGAGCTTTTAAAGCAGATATTTTTGGATGATGTGCTGTCTAGTGGTTGGAAATCAGCCACACAGcttgtgaaacatctgcttacatCTTGATGAGTTCAGGTGGCTAAATTCACAAAGAGCAGTGAATATCAGTAGTGGCACAGGTCAGCCGGAGCTCACAAAGCAAATgatgtgacttatttctaagtaaTTCTTTTCTCCATGCTGCACTGCTACACCTGATCTCAGGGTTCCTCCatctgccaaatcccactttaacccctgcctCCACTCTTAGCTGCTTTAAAACCCACtaattaacacatttttattgtggGTAAGTCTAatcaccaaaaaataaaagtcaacaCTTTGACAGGCTGTTAGGTGCTGAACTATTTCTTGGCAGATGACTTTCTGGAGTCATGCCGTCATTGTGAGGTAACCAGTGGAGACTCTGGGAAGTTACTGGTCCAAGCCAAGAAATAGTCTGGCGCATAACCCCCCCCAATTTGGCTCTGACTTAGGCttgaacacacagacacaagattTATCAGTCTTCTCATCCAACTGTCAgtaaaaagactttttttttttttttgcaaaatcaAAGCAccattgttttaattattaattgaaagtttttttttttaatccttcatGAAAGACCCATACTTTGAGCTCCTGTCTAGATCAAGCAGACCTGTAGCCACGACTGTGCTTGTTTCAGTGTGACCAATCTCAGTATTTCCATTTCACACACCCCTCTCCACCCCTGGCTTTGATGGCTCACGTCATAGACCGTGAACCAGCGTAAATTAAAATTGGAAATTTTTCTTTTCCGATGGTGACCTCAAAAACAAATTCTCAAACTTCAGATTTTGTTGTCCTACAGTAAACTCTTGCACAATAGGCTTATGTAATAGATATCCAGAAGATTCTAGATTCTGTATTGCTCATTTATGTTCTCTGAAGTGACACGCTACCGCTCTGTGAACCACATGAAGTCAAACCTTACAGTGCCAGACTACTGCGGTCACCCCTGGGCTTTGTAACAAGGTCCTGTGACTGTGGAACATCTATCCATTCAAACAGTCTGTTTTTTCCCTGTCCCTCGGGGGACTATGGCGTAATCGCGTGTCTGTATTTGCAGGCCTGTCTAGCCATGCTTTCTCCTGTCATTGTGTTATTTAGGAGCCACACTGCAGCCTCACAACATCCAGTCTAGCTATCCATCTCCCTGCCACTCCTGCGCTGCCTCGCCGTGGCTGTTACACAATGTCCAGCTGTGGAGAGCAGCAGTGGTGTGTTGGGAGACATCTGCGCCTCTCCTTCTGCAAAATCCCCTCATCACATGGTTTTGTTTATGTGTAGCCTCTTTCAATATCCCAACAATGtgaacaaaagcacacacatacaaaaaaaaaaaaaaccacacacaagGAACACGCAAACTATCCAAATGACAAGAGGAAATACAGTTACAGGAAATAATTCGCCACCAACCCTGCCCCGAGCCCACAGTGGCTTGTGCTGCATGCAAACCAGGATGGATGAGCCTATTGCTCTGTCATATCACCAATTACGGCAGTGGCATGGGATCCTCGCAGTATCTCGTTCCTCCCCGTTTTCCTCACATCGCGCATATCGAACCAGTCATTGTGGTGCATGCAAACATTATCTGGAACGTCTGTGGTCACAGGACTGGGAAGCACCGTCTCCTTTTGATCTTTAGTGGGGAGGTGGATGCTAAGTCATGTGTGAGGCAGCAGGTCTGGTAAGAGTTTGGCTGTGAGCTAGTTGGCAACATTTCTGGTTTGCGGGCTAGTGATCCGGGCTGGCCCCAGACATTTGTTGGCAGACCTGAGGCTGTAATGAAACCACCCAGCGTTTTTTGGCTCACACAGCCAGACTTCTGCTCTCCGTGTGCCTGCGATGCTAGCGTCTCATCTTCAACATGTAGAATCCCTGTAATGCCCCACAGAGCCGTAACAACCCACAACAAGTAACAATAATGTTTATCGTATTTTATGTTTGATCTTTTGGATGCATCTGTTTTACAGATCTTCAGACGATTACACATAGTGTTTAATTCTTTTTAAACTGATGTCTTTTAATAATAAGTACACAATCCACAATCATAACATCATTAAGTTTTAAAcattggctaaaaaaaaaaccaaaacatcttTACACAGTGATGCAAGTACAAATATATGTAGCCTAGTGTTTTCCATACAAAAAAGCGAGACGGGCTATGTGATATATACAATAAACTTACTTCAGTCCCTACACTTGATCACTGGGGTAAAGAGTATTGACAAAGGATACTGTAAATCCTCTGGAATTATTGCCCCGACTCTTCAAGGTAATCTGAAACCTTATGTAAGGAATAATCTCAACTTTACCTACTTCACTTTTACTTGACTATGAGCTTATTTTATAGCTGTCAATATCTTGCATGTAGAACATAATTCATTCACCCTTTAAAAAGCTTatagaagccccccccccccacacacacacacacacacacatacagtagccTCGTGACCCATCACTCCATCTCCTTGTGAAGACACCACACCAGTGTCTGTCCCACACCTGTCATGGATACCACACGGAAGCCGATCTTCTCCAGCTTGTCCAGCACCAGGCGAGGTGGTTCGTCCACGTGGTATTCGGAACTGAAAGGAGCATAAACACAGAGCAATTCTGCTTTCCACAGATGTGGGGGGATTTCTGTGTCTCTCAGTAAACTTTTCATGGAAAGCGGAGCACTGTTAATTGTTCTAGTGCTTGTTCACTTCCTTCCACACCTTGTTTCATTTGAATCAGATTGCCAATGGCAACACCTCCCTGATCTGTATTCCATCACCTTGAACGGTTTACTCCAAAGCTGCAAAGCAGCAGCTTTCCCTCTAACCACACTGAAGCCTTTTCCTCTATATGACCTGATTTCAGCTCTGCCGTCAACATGTGCATGCTAACTGCCAACATGAACGAAGCATCAGTTTTAAGTGCATAAATATGGCGATGCTGCCCACTGTGAGCACATTTACAGTACACTTGGGATTTaattctgcgtgtgtgtgtgtgtgtgtgtgtgtgtagttcaaCATTAGAATGGAACAGCATTCAGTTTAATCTTACCTTTTTACAATCAGTGGTGGAAATGGTTTTACAAAAACAATTCAATCAGGAGAAAAATTCTGTGAGTCTTGTAAGAAACATTTACCCCGTGGTGCTTTTGTGGGTTAAAGCCTGCACTGAACTATGCTTACAGAACTTAAAAACTTACCAATTATCCTTGGGTGTTTCCCAAATTTGACACTATATTTAACACAGTTACTgacacattcacattttcagTACTCACAAATTGTTTCCCAGCATGGTTGTTTTCCTTGCTCCCAGGTAATTCATGAGTACTGGATCCGAAAATTCATCCCCCACATTTGTTGGACCATTCTCCTGCAAGACAGCATTAAGTATATTACCTGCACAGCACCTATATTACCTTATAATATACTCTAGATTTATTAAAAAACTACTGCATCGCTAAAACAATAGGCGCTGCCTATTGTTTGTGCAGCTCTCCCTGGTTACACCTGCAGCCCTCTGGCAGGTGCAGATGATAATCTCTAATATCTGAATAGGATAAAAATAGATGATCCAATATATTCAGAGGCTACGGAATTAGCTTGCTGGAGTCGTGCAGACAACAAAATGAACATGCGCAAACAACAGGCCGACAACTgagcaacatgtgtttttaatttacgtggcaccaaaaaaaaaaaaaaaaaaaaaaaaaaaaagtcccacgCACACTGCTTACTCCTTCTGTAGCcttgactgttttttttgttgttttttttgttttttccagcatGCCGAATATTACAGGCCACTGCATAACAACAATCTGCAGGTGACAAGTGACAACCTTGACTGATTAATAGGCTAGTGCGCGCAGTGTTGTGCAGCCAAATAAATACATCTGCAACTCAAAGGCGCCTCCTATGACAGCATGATGCGGAGTCATTTACATATACGAGATACACACCAGTCGAATCTGTGTACTGATGAACATGTAAGGCATCCTTGGTCGCTGGCTTCGCTCCGTAATTCCCCCGGGAGTGACTGAAGAGGTCTCTGCGCGGACGCGACGGTGCGCTCTCCGACTCGCGCTCCGGCTGACGGCGCTTGGCGGAATGCGGAAACACCCACCGCGACGAGCCAATCACAAGCCCTCTCTCagcatctgtcaccagcctgcTCCGCACAGAGTCTTGCTCAACTGGGATCGCTGGTTTGTTGACATGAGAAATACTGGCCGATGTGCATGTACGAGAGGAAATGTTATTGTTTGTTGCAGAGCTTACCgaaagttttatttaataagcagcttttcttcttcttcttctgatgatGCAGAAGTTCACTTTAAAATCTCACAATTCTTTGGCTTGGAACTTGTTTAGTAAACcacacatttattaaattatatttcaaCCATAACACACCTACAACACACCTTTCCCCCTTTCATTTCAGGCTGCATACTGTAGTGCGAAGAAATGCAGTTTCATTAACATTACCTTTAGTGGACAGTCTGTCCAGTTACATAGCTTACTTAATGCATTTGCATTACATTAAATCTACACTTTCTATAATTCTCTCATTCACAGAGATTTATTAATTTCCTCCTGAGTTCAGCAATAATAACTTTGGATCAGTCTTGTAACTGGGAGGGAAATGAAAGACACAGACCAAAGAAAAGCAACAATGGTGGGAACGCTGATAAGATCAGTAATATGAATGTAATCTCCTGTGGATACCAGAAAAGCTCGATGGACTCTCATTTCGGCTTTGCATGCCATGCTCAGCGGGAAGAGTAATTTAAAGCCTGATCACTGCTTAATATCGTGATGGTAGGCAGACATGCATCCAGGCAAACCAGATTCAGAAATGTTCTGTGCTGCAATCAGTTTTGAAGACATAATTCAAACCAAAGTGGTTTACCatgaaatcaaatgtatttttaagattGTGCCACATATTTGTCTTAAATTTAATAGCAGTCTAGCGAGTCTGTGTAAACGGTGTTTACTGTCAGATGGGTCTGCCTTGACAGTGTTAAATGCATTCTGACATTATACAGAGCCTTTACCATATGTCTCCTTCATTCAGATTGACGTTTGTGCTCGGTAGGGACTGCAAGAAGATTGCCACCTACTGGTTTCCAAGATCAGTGTCATTTACTGTTTCTCAGGGGAAAAGCTGCCACTTGTTGCTACAAATGAATGCTTTTGTATTCAGTAGAatcagttttaattttgatcATTTGTGTTGCAAAAGAAAGGAGTCTTCCAGTGGATttattcttctgtttttatctGTCACTGTTCAACTGCTAAGACCTCCTGcgagaaagaaaacaggaaagcaGCAGTTGTTGCAGAGGCTCCAAAAACAAACTAGAGACCCCCCCCCTGCAAAAAAGAACCCTCTCTCCAAATGTGTTCCTATGCACCAAGCCACTTCCTGTGCTCCTGTGGTGTCTTCCTGCACTCGCTCATCTGCTGCTAGTTAATAGAGTCCAGGGTCACCTCCTCCGTGACCCTGTGGTGACAGTGGAGCACATCCCTGGTGGGTCCACAGGAAGCAGTTTGATCTTTTGATGAGGCCTTTGCTTTAGCCCTCTCAGCTGAAGTGCGACTGCCTGCTGCCGGAACGCTTCCATCAAAGCCGCTTTTCTCTACACACTGGTCATGAAAATGCATATAGCCAAGACACTAAATTGTGTTCAAGTTGAGGGCAGCCTGTTTAACATGTGatattttaaacagaaacagtcatcctaaattaaaaagaaaactttatgGCTAATCTGCCCATTGTGTCGGACATCCCACACACAATATCAAGCTTCATATGATTAAATGTGTTTGATGGATTTACTTGCTGTGAATAGGCGTGGGCGAAAACCTGCTCTGAAAGGTTGCACTGCTAAAGCAATCGCTTTAAATCATTGAGTGGGAGCTGAATAGGAATGAATTATAGAGCAGTGTGTGTATTTCACGATTTACTGTAGGTGTATGTTGGAGTTATTATTCCGCTATTCAGCTGAGAGATTTAGGGAGAGCACAGACAGCAGGCACCTCTCTGATAGACTGGGTGTTAGGCTTGTGCACGGTATAGgtttacatttgtttaattgtgATGAATCACTGCGTTGCGAGGCCGTATACTTTTTCTTTAGAGCTTTATAATTGTGTGCCTGCAACTGCCTGTGCAGCCCAGTTCTCCTCCTAGGAGCCTCACAGTCTCTCGTTTGCAAGGAGATACATCACTGACCTCCTTTCCTCTGCTTTTTTCCAGATTTCACCCTGCAGCTTACATAAAGCATCTCCGCGCTGCAGCGATATTACCCAGCAGCCTCAGCAAGGTTCagctctttcctcctcctccgtctCTGTtttcacctcacctcacctcgcCTCCTACTTTGTCATGCTGCGCTCACTGATAGACGATGCTGCAGGCACATCGTTATGAAACATGCACAAAGGCTGTCACCAGGTTAACATTTTGTTGAGAAACACCAGGATGCGGTTTCAGTGGCTCCGCGTGCTGAAAAAGGAGGTTTTGTTTAGGGAGACTTTCTCCCGGTGATGA is part of the Archocentrus centrarchus isolate MPI-CPG fArcCen1 chromosome 22, fArcCen1, whole genome shotgun sequence genome and encodes:
- the gchfr gene encoding GTP cyclohydrolase 1 feedback regulatory protein — encoded protein: MPYMFISTQIRLENGPTNVGDEFSDPVLMNYLGARKTTMLGNNFSEYHVDEPPRLVLDKLEKIGFRVVSMTGVGQTLVWCLHKEME